The following are encoded in a window of Paramormyrops kingsleyae isolate MSU_618 chromosome 12, PKINGS_0.4, whole genome shotgun sequence genomic DNA:
- the znf638 gene encoding uncharacterized protein znf638 isoform X4 encodes MEKGKEKEKGPGQERLRRNAKQRFTLFLESCVPVVNSLNFGHPLLFGPASLQLAQIKAQLALQQLNALATGNHAVPALSLLNLLKVTMSHPLYNPRGAPFTGQRPIVSGQYGISSQSAVDIGGARMGPSSIISSIMSQQLGFQMTPHSTPLSQDMKSAIDMHIRGAREEVRLFSQMMQQQKIVDPRIRKEAREEVLTQGTGFSSQRVPGRLDEQSTVDWSIYQAPSKLFSSQVVAQPSPPTQMFQPSGFGATGGGRGSLESQPSVGPTRYTSESASSILASFGLSNEDLEHLSHYPDEQLTPDNLPFILRDIRLQKAKRNLTDVDHARASSAEHISTESRQSKVIDYGHSSKFGYSDENPDSFQLDQHRKESPAYVVESSVNSASFPMVDSKRSQPNTIVGPKKPAMDQRKHSSDAKNIKAAASRDPGPKSMPASSRSAVLSTAHSGRSNLMNFPEGSSGSKSGYGTSKGPWPLSFPSSNSSKRLPTPTMMNDYSAASPRIFPHTCSLCNIECVQIKDWIEHQNTSIHIESCRRLRKQYPDWNVETVSVSRHERNTSRDHRSPTRRTRSPSRSQSWSRSPSPWHYHGRSGSRSRRLRSRSRSRSPRKYRRSRSRSRSPRRALRNSPQVHRRSHTPRRSRSRSYSHPSRRLSPHRSSPRQSTRSSSTEKLAKKLIESSGLSATDNITLEDMMQSLAPALMAELAKRKVSSKKSSSSSWTSKKTESLKHRTVSKSGRSSTARNTSSSDVKSSASQSKNVRVKKKAGPGTACLLRLKGIPFSASHQDLVEAVEPFGKINHAILMKSIKEASVCMEREEDAKALAECRNLKIRGRVIEIYLAKDVAKEQKKPVVKKKEMLASKSSTRAKVPARSLGASVMKKPMKKQEVSKFVVEISGLPESGCTVEDLAKLASPFGIASEVTIAVTKRKALLGLPDVEALEKMVKACKDAPLKIQDHELTVTPAAKPVDLRNVESLFKVLMEIGNPAELAGLADRLLVVSNVPVGSSGTNDVQELVKRFGAVKQALVLNYRIIFEMDSSSTAQAVHARFLKFPCIIQNNPLTFSVITKPAKSTEEVKKKTEVKQSFKPGMKPYDSSKKGSASSRATSGKAKAGKAQASIFGAVKDTPVFARGTAASRGSAATSKTTTTFSSPTTASSVAISTSGTADASEGEVAQGQTIEVPASSISSVALVSSSGGSETVAVSVSNEVETPPITEEWGSEKEPPMEIENQQSVLCDSLKNSTVVRQTEKDQQDQKPMEQSEEALNGDPAPSVKHPDESVITESVEDHTNTVMFDESKQNTEVKQAETTAAEPVLVNTDPLVSSTDSQTIKPECDMITCSVPPDTADLTGVETLDSLPSTAGPLGTVDIASISKPSVPERQPDLAERQPDIAEPQPDIAEPQPDIAEPQLDIVEPQLEPQPSIPVHQPGADSIQPAAGTKTGSPDGQDDKSLDFPPVTPEILRALEKAVQECRMRASLQAKNSYMAASAEKKPRPLAEKSRCSDSPEKDRLSRTKGRAQSDEEHPPVTRRGGSSGSSSGSRKSKYDDSPASKRVKGREDSKHKSYNTRSSKTQGSSKAIESKPQSAVTQIEEPALENFSEDTFPFDLDEFVTVDEVGEEVDMPWPHDHFMHDFQPPTKRRRSQEPTKGQQSLQKPPASSTPRSQAEKKTAASVSKPLKKSGQTAKTKQGKTSAKLTGYKTRSGFTAAAEQDASIETVKLEVVPADAPPEPVSAILECESEVVANYGAAVADKQEDTKEPEQTVCPQDGSFPSASVDDVPQNPLAEQLEAEDQQAVQPAEKFQAELEGEGAEVALVTLDEVSEEEEDFPEDEEELLCLAGGGEDPGALVTVDEVGGDEDPFLQAVRDLQALVTLDEIVEEDGNEEPISERFPFGLDDESGEAFNPEALVTLDETQGDDDEMEEEESKKNTGKTTMQLSSAAELGETESPGAEELRKMNFVTVDEVGEEEEELQSTVQGEEAKNSERAPEVTDVKKEESEALVTEPAPCPATAPPSTQTEEHPAGLAPASTPEGADVPSSESLAKEQRETSGLVKQELVESQHEPRRGAAVKEENEARAELVEEEPAMKKPRSDTLFIKDSKLPPFSPGQPIGLEFVVPKTGFFCKLCSLFYGNEETAKKTHCSSLKHYQNVERYLLKQKIQQSRGPSQESVPQ; translated from the exons CTTTACATTGTTCTTGGAAAGTTGTGTGCCTGTTGTGAATTCCTTGAACTTCGGCCATCCGCTACTTTTTGGCCCCGCATCTTTGCAGTTGGCCCAAATTAAGGCCCAGTTGGCCCTGCAACAGCTGAATGCGCTTGCCACCGGTAACCACGCTGTGCCTGCATTGTCCTTGTTGAACCTCCTCAAGGTCACCATGTCCCACCCCTTGTACAATCCCCGGGGGGCACCCTTCACTGGCCAGAGGCCCATCGTGTCTGGCCAGTACGGCATCAGCTCACAGTCGGCCGTGGACATTGGGGGTGCACGCATGGGTCCCAGCAGCATTATATCATCAATAATGTCCCAGCAGTTGGGATTCCAGATGACTCCGCACTCAACTCCTCTGTCTCAAGACATGAAGTCTGCCATAGATATGCACATTCGAGGAGCACGGGAGGAGGTTCGTCTGTTTAGCCAGATGATGCAGCAGCAAAAGATTGTAGACCCCCGGATAAGGAAAGAGGCAAGGGAAGAGGTCCTTACCCAAGGCACTGGCTTTTCTTCACAGAGGGTCCCTGGCAGATTGGATGAACAGTCCACTGTGGACTGGTCCATCTATCAGGCCCCCAGCAAGCTCTTCTCCTCACAAGTGGTGGCTCAGCCATCACCCCCCACCCAAATGTTTCAACCATCTGGGTTTGGAGCCACAGGAGGGGGCAGAGGAAGCTTGGAGAGCCAGCCTTCTGTAGGGCCAACTCGCTATACCTCCGAGAGTGCCAGCAGCATCTTGGCGAGCTTTGGACTTTCAAATGAAGATTTGGAGCACCTCAGCCACTACCCAGATGAACAACTCACCCCAGACAATCTCCCTTTCATTTTGCGTGACATCAGACTCCAGAAGGCCAAAAGGAATTTGACTGATGTGGACCATGCTCGAGCAAGTTCAGCTGAACATATCAGCACAGAGTCGCGGCAGAGCAAAGTAATTGATTATGGACATTCAAGCAAATTTGGTTATTCTGACGAGAACCCAGACAGTTTCCAGCTGGATCAGCATCGTAAAGAGTCTCCTGCATATGTTGTGGAGTCTTCGGTAAACAGCGCCTCCTTTCCTATGGTAGACTCCAAGCGGTCTCAGCCGAACACCATAGTGGGCCCAAAGAAACCAGCGATGGACCAGAGGAAGCATTCATCTGATGCGAAGAATATCAAGGCAGCTGCTTCTAGAGACCCAGGTCCAAAATCCATGCCTGCCTCCAGTAGATCGGCGGTACTGTCTACGGCCCACAGTGGCAGATCCAACTTGATGAACTTCCCTGAAGGCAGCAGTGGCTCAAAGTCTGGCTATGGGACTTCCAAAGGGCCTTGGCCCCTGTCATTCCCTTCAAGCAACAGTTCAAAGAGGCTGCCGACACCCACCATGATGAATGATTACTCGGCTGCATCTCCGAGAATCTTTCCTCATACGTGTTCTCTGTGTAACATAGAGTGTGTCCAAATAAAG GACTGGATTGAACATCAGAACACCAGCATCCATATTGAGAGCTGCAGACGTCTGAGGAAACA GTACCCGGACTGGAATGTAGAGACTGTTTCTGTGTCAAG ACATGAGAGGAACACTTCCCGGGATCATCGAAGTCCAACACGACGAACTCGTTCTCCATCTCGCTCCCAGTCGTGGTCTAGGTCGCCAAGTCCTTGGCACTACCATGGCCGGTCTGGGTCACGCAGCCGTAGACTGCGGTCTCGATCCCGGTCCCGAAGCCCTCGGAAGTACCGCCGCTCCAGGAGTCGCAGTCGCTCACCCCGTCGTGCCCTGCGAAATAGCCCCCAGGTCCACCGTCGATCCCACACTCCACGTCGCTCCCGCTCACGTAGCTACAGCCATCCCTCCCGCCGGCTGAGCCCACATCGATCTAGCCCACGTCAGTCGACCCGATCTTCTAGCACAGAGAAACTTGCCAAGAAGCTCATAGAATCCTCAG GATTGTCTGCAACTGACAATATCACTCTGGAGGATATGATGCAGTCCTTGGCCCCGGCCCTCATGGCGGAACTGGCCAAGAGGAAGGTCAGCAGCAAGAAGAGTTCATCATCATCTTGGACATCTAAAAAGACTGAGTCTTTGAAACACCGTACTGTGTCCAAGTCTGGGCGCTCCTCAACTGCCCGAAACACTTCTTCCAGTGATGTGAAGTCAAGTGCGTCTCAATCAAAG AATGTCAGAGTAAAGAAAAAGGCCGGTCCCGGCACTGCCTGTTTACTGCGGCTGAAAGGAATTCCATTTAGCGCTAGCCACCAGGACCTTGTGGAAGCAGTGGAACCATTTGGGAAGATAAACCATGCCATTCTCATGAAGTCCATTAAGGAG gCATCTGTGTGCATGGAAAGAGAGGAAGATGCCAAGGCTCTTGCTGAATGCAGGAACTTAAAGATCCGGGGCAGAGTCATTGAGATTTATCTGGCAAAA GATGTAGCAAAGGAACAGAAGAAACCAGTCGTGAAGAA gAAGGAGATGCTTGCAAGTAAATCATCAACGAGGGCAAAGGTACCTGCCAGAAGCCTGG GTGCAAGTGTGATGAAAAAGCCAATGAAGAAG CAGGAGGTATCGAAGTTCGTGGTGGAGATCTCTGGTCTGCCCGAGAGTGGATGTACTGTGGAGGACCTTGCCAAATTAGCCAGCCCCTTTGGGATTGCCTCTGAGGTCACCATTGCAGTTACTAAAAGAAAG GCCTTATTGGGGCTGCCTGATGTGGAGGCCTTGGAAAAAATGGTGAAGGCCTGCAAAGATGCCCCTCTGAAGATACAGGACCATGAGCTGACAGTTACTCCGGCAGCCAAGCCGGTAGATCTCAGAAACGTG GAGTCCCTGTTCAAAGTATTGATGGAAATCGGGAATCCTGCT GAACTGGCTGGCCTGGCAGACAGGCTGCTTGTGGTCAGCAATGTACCTGTGGGGAGCAGTGGTACCAACGATGTCCAGGAGCTTGTCAAGCGTTTTGGTGCCGTGAAGCAGGCTCTGGTGCTTAACTACAGG ATCATTTTTGAAATGGATTCGAGCTCTACAGCCCAGGCAGTCCACGCCCGTTTCCTGAAGTTCCCCTGTATCATCCAGAACAACCCCCTAACCTTTTCTGTCATCACCAAGCCTGCAAAAAGCACGGAAGAG GTCAAAAAGAAGACTGAAGTTAAGCAGAG CTTTAAACCAGGAATGAAACCATATGACTCTTCAAAAAAAGGTTCTGCGTCCTCCAGAGCTACTTCTGGTAAAGCAAAAGCAGGTAAAGCCCAGGCTAGCATCTTCGGCGCCGTTAAAGACACGCCTGTTTTTGCCCGGGGTACAGCTGCCAGCAGGGGGTCAGCAGCCACCTCCAAGACTACTACTACCTTCTCTTCACCTACTACGGCCAGTTCCGTGGCCATTTCTACCTCTGGTACTGCTGACGCGTCCGAGGGAGAAGTGGCCCAGGGTCAAACTATCGAGGTCCCGGCCAGCAGCATCAGTAGTGTTGCATTAGTGTCAAGCTCCGGCGGTTCTGAGACGGTTGCTGTTTCGGTGTCCAATGAGGTCGAAACGCCCCCTATAACAGAGGAATGGGGCTCTGAGAAAGAACCTCCCATGGAAATCGAAAACCAGCAGAGTGTCCTGTGTGATTCTTTGAAGAACAGCACAGTAGTACGTCAGACAGAGAAGGATCAGCAGGACCAGAAGCCAATGGAGCAAAGCGAGGAAGCCCTTAATGGGGACCCTGCTCCGTCTGTCAAGCATCCAGATGAGTCTGTCATCACTGAGTCAGTGGAGGATCATACCAATACTGTTATGTTTGATGAATCCAAACAGAATACCGAGGTAAAACAAGCTGAAACCACTGCAGCTGAACCTGTTCTGGTCAATACTGATCCACTGGTCTCCAGTACTGATAGTCAGACAATCAAACCAGAATGTGACATGATCACTTGCTCTGTTCCACCCGATACCGCTGACCTTACAGGAGTGGAGACTTTGGACTCCCTGCCGTCCACAGCAGGGCCCTTAGGCACAGTTGACATAGCCAGCATTAGCAAGCCATCTGTCCCTGAGCGCCAGCCCGACCTCGCTGAGCGCCAGCCCGACATCGCTGAACCTCAGCCCGACATCGCTGAACCTCAGCCCGACATCGCTGAACCTCAGCTCGACATCGTTGAACCTCAGCTCGAACCTCAGCCGTCCATCCCTGTGCACCAGCCTGGAGCAGACAGCATCCAGCCTGCTGCTGGCACAAAAACCGGATCCCCTGATGGGCAAGACGACAAGTCATTGGATTTCCCTCCTGTGACGCCCGAGATCCTACGGGCACTGGAGAAAGCGGTGCAGGAATGTCGCATGCGTGCCTCTCTGCAGGCCAAAAACAGTTACATGGCCGCCTCAGCTGAAAAGAAGCCACGGCCTCTTGCAGAGAAGAGCCGTTGCAGTGATTCTCCAGAGAAGGACCGACTCTCCAGGACCAAGGGTCGTGCACAGTCTGATGAAGAGCATCCTCCCGTAACACGGAGGGGTGGTTCGTCTGGGTCATCTTCAGGGTCGCGGAAAAGCAAGTATGACGACAGCCCTGCCTCCAAGAGAGTGAAAGGGCGTGAGGACAGTAAGCACAAG AGTTATAACACCCGCTCTTCAAAGACACAAGGCAGCTCTAAAGCAATAGAGTCGAAACCA CAATCTGCTGTCACCCAGATAGAAGAACCAGCGCTGGAGAACTTCAGTGAGGACACATTTCCCTTTGACCTAGATGAGTTTGTCACTGTAGATGAGGTTGGAGAAGAAGTGGACATGCCGTGGCCCCACGACCATTTCATGCATGACTTTCAGCCACCAACCAAGCGCAGGAGGTCCCAGGAACCAACCAAGGGACAACAGTCACTACAAAAGCCTCCTGCTAGTTCGACTCCCAGAAGCCAAGCTGAGAAAAAAACTGCTGCCTCAGTATCTAAGCCTCTGAAGAAGTCTGGCCAGACTGCTAAAACCAAGCAAGGCAAAACATCTGCAAAATTGACAGGTTACAAAACAAGATCAGGCTTCACAGCAGCTGCAGAGCAAGATGCTTCCATAGAAACTGTCAAGTTAGAGGTGGTGCCAGCAGATGCCCCCCCTGAGCCTGTGTCTGCCATATTAGAGTGTGAGTCTGAGGTGGTGGCAAACTATGGCGCAGCAGTGGCAGATAAGCAGGAAGATACAAAAGAGCCTGAACAAACAGTCTGCCCTCAAGATGGATCTTTCCCTTCCGCCTCTGTGGATGACGTCCCTCAGAACCCCCTTGCTGAGCAGCTTGAAGCAGAAGATCAGCAGGCTGTCCAGCCCGCAGAGAAGTTTCAAGCAGAATTAGAAGGTGAGGGAGCAGAAGTGGCCCTGGTCACACTGGATGAGGTaagtgaggaggaagaggactTCCCAGAGGATGAAGAAGAGCTGCTGTGCCTGGCAGGCGGAGGGGAAGACCCGGGAGCACTGGTGACGGTAGATGAGGTCGGTGGAGATGAAGACCCTTTTCTGCAAGCAGTTCGGGATTTGCAGGCCCTAGTCACACTGGATGAAATAGTAGAGGAAGACGGGAACGAGGAACCCATCAGCGAACGCTTCCCTTTTGGCCTGGATGACGAGTCTGGGGAGGCCTTCAACCCCGAG GCCCTAGTTACCCTGGATGAGACGCagggtgatgatgatgaaatgGAGGAAGAGGAAAGCAAGAAGAACACTGGAAAAACAACAATGCAGCTGTCCAGTGCTGCAG AACTTGGAGAAACTGAGTCGCCAGGAGCTGAGGAGCTGCGCAAGATGAACTTTGTGACCGTTGATGAAGtgggtgaggaggaggaggagctgcagTCCACTGTGCAAGGGGAGGAAG CAAAGAACTCTGAGAGGGCGCCTGAAGTGACTGACGTGAAGAAAGAGGAGTCCGAGGCGCTTGTGACTGAGCCTGCACCTTGCCCTGCCACTGCACCCCCCTCCACTCAGACTGAGGAGCACCCGGCTGGTCTGGCTCCTGCTTCCACACCAGAGGGGGCTGATGTGCCGTCCAGCGAGTCCTTGGCCAAGGAGCAGAGGGAGACATCCGGCTTAGTGAAGCAGGAGCTTGTGGAGAGCCAGCATGAGCCTCGGCGAGGAGCCGCAGTCAAAG AGGAGAACGAGGCCAGAGCTGAGCTGGTCGAGGAGGAGCCTGCTATGAAGAAGCCTCGCTCAGACACTCTATTCATCAAGGACTCCAAGTTGCCCCCGTTCAGTCCAGGCCAACCCATTG GTCTGGAGTTTGTCGTCCCAAAGACTGGATTCTTCTGCAAGCTCTGCTCATTGTTCTATGGCAATGAAGAGACTGCCAAGAAGACCCACTGCAGCAGTCTCAAGCATTATCAGAATGTAGAG